The following are encoded in a window of Halorarum salinum genomic DNA:
- the metG gene encoding methionine--tRNA ligase, whose product MSHEEFPTETPAVVTCGLPYANGDLHIGHLRTYVGGDVYARALESLGQRTALVSGSDMHGTPVAVNAEKEGKDPEEFALGWHEQYEATFPRFSVEFDNYGHTHDATNTELTREFVRTLEGNGHVYEKEIMVAYDPEADQSLPDRYVEGTCPYCGAKARGDECDEGCGRHLEPGEIEDPRSTVTGNPAEYREQTHKFFRVSEFKEYLSGFLDRLEGTSNARNQPREWVEGELRDWCITRDMDWGIDYPDIEGEEPTDLVLYVWVDAPIEYVASTKQYTDRVGADEYDWEEVWRDGGEIVHVIGRDIIQHHTVFWPAMLRGVDYNEPRAVMASGFMTLDGDGFSTSRNRAVWADEYLEEGFHPDLLRYYLATNGGFQQDVDFSWEKFRDRVNNELVGTVGNFLYRSLLFAHRNYDGTPDAEVSDEVRSRIEGAIDDFGEGVNDYSVRSVGNATVDLARFGNEYIQRNEPWKLVDEDEGAAAGVIRDCVQIAKAVAVLFEPIAPGKSRALWEQLGEDGSVHDVPVEEALEAPPREFGHPEELYEKIEAERVEELNEKLAARVAEAGGDGEADDGAGTETTESDADGDDDVSEFEPIADERISFEEFQGLDLRVGEIVSAEPIPDADKLVKLEVDIGVETRNVVAGIKRLHDADDLPGTKVVIVANLEKAELFGHESNGMVLAAGEDADLLTTHGDSVPGTKVR is encoded by the coding sequence ATGAGCCACGAGGAGTTCCCGACGGAGACGCCGGCGGTGGTCACCTGTGGGTTGCCGTACGCCAACGGCGACCTCCACATCGGCCACCTCCGGACGTACGTGGGCGGCGACGTGTACGCGCGCGCCCTCGAATCGCTCGGCCAGCGGACGGCGCTCGTCAGCGGGTCGGACATGCACGGCACGCCGGTCGCCGTCAACGCGGAGAAGGAGGGGAAGGACCCGGAGGAGTTCGCGCTCGGCTGGCACGAGCAGTACGAGGCGACGTTCCCCCGGTTCTCCGTCGAGTTCGACAACTACGGCCACACGCACGACGCGACCAACACCGAACTCACCCGGGAGTTCGTCCGGACCCTGGAGGGGAACGGCCACGTGTACGAGAAGGAGATCATGGTGGCCTACGACCCCGAGGCCGACCAGTCGCTCCCGGACCGCTACGTCGAGGGCACCTGCCCGTACTGCGGGGCGAAGGCCCGCGGCGACGAGTGCGACGAGGGCTGCGGGCGCCACCTCGAACCGGGCGAGATCGAGGACCCCCGTTCGACGGTGACGGGGAACCCGGCGGAGTACCGCGAGCAGACGCACAAGTTCTTCCGCGTCTCGGAGTTCAAGGAGTACCTCTCCGGGTTCCTCGACAGGCTGGAGGGGACCTCGAACGCGCGGAACCAGCCCCGTGAGTGGGTCGAGGGCGAACTCCGCGACTGGTGTATCACCCGCGACATGGACTGGGGGATCGACTACCCCGATATCGAGGGCGAGGAGCCGACCGACCTCGTGTTGTACGTCTGGGTCGACGCCCCCATCGAGTACGTCGCCTCGACGAAGCAGTACACCGACCGGGTCGGCGCCGACGAGTACGACTGGGAGGAGGTCTGGCGGGACGGGGGGGAGATCGTCCACGTGATCGGCCGGGACATCATCCAGCACCACACGGTCTTCTGGCCGGCGATGCTGCGGGGGGTCGACTACAACGAGCCGCGCGCCGTGATGGCCTCCGGGTTCATGACGCTCGACGGGGACGGCTTCTCCACCTCCCGGAACCGGGCGGTCTGGGCCGACGAGTACCTCGAGGAGGGGTTCCACCCCGACCTGCTGCGCTACTACCTCGCGACCAACGGCGGCTTCCAGCAGGACGTCGACTTCTCCTGGGAGAAGTTCCGCGACCGCGTGAACAACGAACTCGTCGGCACCGTGGGCAACTTCCTCTACCGCTCGCTGCTTTTCGCCCACCGGAACTACGACGGGACGCCCGACGCCGAGGTGTCCGACGAGGTGCGGTCGCGCATCGAGGGAGCCATCGACGACTTCGGGGAGGGCGTGAACGACTACTCCGTCCGCTCGGTCGGCAACGCCACCGTCGACCTCGCCCGGTTCGGCAACGAGTACATCCAGCGGAACGAGCCCTGGAAGCTCGTCGACGAGGACGAGGGGGCCGCCGCGGGGGTCATCCGCGACTGCGTCCAGATCGCGAAAGCGGTCGCCGTGCTCTTCGAGCCGATCGCGCCCGGCAAGAGCCGGGCGCTCTGGGAGCAGCTCGGCGAGGACGGCAGCGTCCACGACGTCCCGGTCGAGGAGGCCCTCGAGGCCCCGCCGCGGGAGTTCGGCCACCCCGAAGAGCTGTACGAGAAGATCGAGGCGGAGCGCGTCGAGGAGCTCAACGAGAAGCTCGCCGCACGCGTCGCGGAAGCCGGCGGCGACGGGGAAGCCGACGACGGGGCCGGAACCGAAACGACCGAGTCGGACGCCGACGGTGACGACGACGTGAGCGAGTTCGAACCCATCGCGGACGAGCGGATCAGCTTCGAGGAGTTCCAGGGGCTCGACCTCCGGGTCGGCGAGATCGTGAGCGCCGAGCCGATCCCCGACGCCGACAAGCTGGTCAAGCTCGAGGTCGACATCGGCGTCGAGACGCGGAACGTCGTCGCCGGCATCAAACGTCTCCACGACGCCGACGACCTCCCCGGAACGAAGGTCGTGATCGTGGCGAACCTCGAGAAGGCGGAGCTGTTCGGCCACGAGTCGAACGGGATGGTGCTCGCCGCGGGCGAGGACGCGGACCTCCTCACCACCCACGGCGACAGCGTGCCCGGCACGAAGGTCCGATAG
- a CDS encoding acyl-CoA dehydrogenase family protein, which yields MRFEPTDEQRAVREEARGLVREELEPEAARLDGEGAYPGEFLAELGDRGLAGLLLPEEYGGRGGGLVELALVTEELSAGLMSAAAAFGLHVGVAAVVERFGKDDLKRDVLPGMARMGTVGALGLSEDEAGSDKSTLATTARREGDEWVLDGHKRWVTNFEEADVVLTYARTGPADGSGNATAFLLPAGDLELDRRWDTLGARSVSTCRVTLEGVRVPDDRRVGSVDGALAERGRVRTGVNVPARAVGLARAALEDAAAYAEEREQFGRAIGEFQGIRWRVADMTERVEAARLLTLRAADLADRARDDAGRGDADPGRALRLAKVNATEAAVENANEALQTLGGVGYTRDRAVERYLRDARLLTIAGGPNEVHRDAVADAAFERGR from the coding sequence ATGCGATTCGAACCCACGGACGAGCAGCGGGCCGTCCGGGAGGAGGCGAGGGGCCTCGTACGCGAGGAACTGGAACCCGAGGCCGCACGCCTGGACGGGGAGGGCGCGTACCCCGGGGAGTTCCTCGCGGAGTTGGGCGACCGCGGGCTCGCTGGCCTGCTCCTCCCCGAGGAGTACGGCGGGCGCGGAGGGGGGCTCGTCGAACTCGCGCTCGTCACGGAGGAACTCTCGGCGGGGCTGATGTCCGCGGCGGCCGCCTTCGGTCTCCACGTCGGCGTCGCGGCGGTCGTCGAGCGGTTCGGGAAAGACGACCTGAAGCGGGACGTGCTCCCGGGGATGGCCCGAATGGGGACGGTCGGCGCGCTCGGACTGAGCGAGGACGAGGCGGGGAGCGACAAGTCCACGCTCGCGACGACGGCCCGGCGCGAGGGCGACGAGTGGGTGCTCGACGGGCACAAGCGCTGGGTGACGAACTTCGAGGAGGCGGACGTCGTCCTGACCTACGCCCGGACGGGGCCGGCCGACGGTTCCGGGAACGCGACCGCGTTCCTGCTGCCGGCCGGGGACCTGGAACTCGATCGGCGGTGGGACACGCTCGGCGCCAGGAGCGTCTCCACGTGTCGGGTCACCCTCGAGGGCGTCCGGGTGCCCGACGACCGGCGCGTCGGCTCCGTCGACGGGGCGCTCGCCGAGCGCGGGCGGGTGCGGACCGGCGTGAACGTCCCCGCGCGGGCCGTGGGACTCGCCCGAGCGGCGCTCGAGGACGCGGCGGCGTACGCCGAGGAACGCGAGCAGTTCGGCCGGGCCATCGGCGAGTTCCAGGGGATCCGCTGGCGGGTCGCCGACATGACCGAGCGCGTCGAGGCCGCGCGGCTATTGACGCTCCGGGCGGCCGACCTGGCCGACCGGGCGCGCGACGACGCCGGGAGGGGCGACGCGGATCCGGGGCGGGCGCTCAGGCTCGCGAAGGTGAACGCCACCGAGGCCGCCGTCGAGAACGCCAACGAGGCGCTCCAGACGCTCGGCGGCGTCGGGTACACGCGCGACCGCGCCGTCGAGCGCTACCTGCGGGACGCCCGACTGCTCACCATCGCCGGCGGGCCGAACGAGGTCCACCGCGACGCCGTCGCCGACGCGGCGTTCGAGCGTGGAAGGTAG
- a CDS encoding HVO_0758 family zinc finger protein: MKSTRKGLREGDLEKDNYERLLCGNCEKTLKTENPPEEVYTIRTCPECGLEWKELR; encoded by the coding sequence ATGAAATCGACGCGCAAGGGGCTCCGGGAGGGCGACCTCGAGAAGGACAACTACGAGCGACTCCTCTGTGGGAACTGTGAGAAGACGCTGAAGACCGAGAACCCGCCGGAGGAAGTGTACACGATCAGGACGTGTCCGGAGTGCGGGCTCGAGTGGAAGGAGCTCCGGTAA
- a CDS encoding aldo/keto reductase, which translates to MATARGTWGYRDRFGDAFGRTYFRRFGPGVVSSVGIGTYLGEPTDAVDDRYRGAIRLALDSGVNLVDTAVNYRCGRSERVVGEAVRGASVDREEVVVATKGGFVPFDGSRPDDPARYVRETFVDTGLVDASDLARGSHSIAPAFLDAMVDRSLDSLGFDSVDLYYVHNPETQLAVRSRADVYDRLGDAFRTLERRRAAGDVGAYGVATWEAFRVPPDHDAHLGLAEVLARAEDAAEAVGAEDHGLAAIQLPFNVSMADAFTVPAHAHGDDTVSALEFAAREGLDVFASASLGQGELARDLPDAVAAELAGETDAQRALNFARSAPAVTAALVGTSSPENVRENVAAGTFDPLGASAFDAVFR; encoded by the coding sequence ATGGCCACTGCGCGGGGGACCTGGGGGTACCGCGACCGGTTCGGCGACGCCTTCGGGCGGACGTACTTCCGGCGGTTCGGGCCGGGCGTCGTCTCCAGCGTGGGGATCGGGACGTACCTCGGGGAGCCCACGGACGCGGTCGACGACCGCTACCGGGGTGCGATCCGGCTCGCGCTCGATTCGGGGGTGAACCTCGTCGACACCGCCGTCAACTACCGCTGCGGCCGGAGCGAGCGGGTCGTCGGCGAGGCGGTCCGCGGGGCGTCGGTCGATCGCGAGGAGGTCGTCGTCGCGACGAAGGGCGGCTTCGTGCCGTTCGACGGGAGCCGACCCGACGACCCCGCCCGGTACGTCAGGGAGACGTTCGTCGACACGGGGCTCGTCGACGCGTCCGACCTCGCCCGCGGCAGCCACAGCATCGCCCCGGCATTCCTGGACGCCATGGTCGACCGCTCGCTCGACTCCCTCGGGTTCGACTCGGTCGATCTCTACTACGTCCACAACCCCGAGACGCAACTCGCCGTGCGGAGCCGCGCCGACGTGTACGACCGGTTGGGGGACGCCTTCCGGACGCTCGAACGGCGACGGGCGGCGGGCGACGTCGGGGCGTACGGCGTCGCCACCTGGGAGGCGTTCAGGGTCCCGCCCGACCACGACGCCCACCTCGGTCTGGCGGAGGTGCTCGCGCGCGCCGAGGACGCGGCGGAGGCGGTCGGGGCCGAGGACCACGGGCTGGCGGCGATCCAGCTCCCGTTCAACGTGTCGATGGCGGACGCGTTCACCGTTCCGGCACACGCCCACGGCGACGACACGGTGAGCGCGCTGGAGTTCGCCGCCCGCGAGGGGCTGGACGTCTTCGCGAGCGCGAGCCTCGGGCAGGGCGAACTCGCGCGGGACCTCCCCGACGCGGTCGCGGCGGAGCTGGCGGGGGAGACGGACGCGCAGCGGGCGCTCAACTTCGCCCGCTCCGCGCCGGCGGTGACCGCGGCGCTCGTGGGGACGAGCAGCCCGGAGAACGTGAGGGAGAACGTCGCCGCGGGGACCTTCGACCCGCTCGGGGCGTCGGCGTTCGACGCCGTCTTCCGGTGA
- a CDS encoding DHH family phosphoesterase — protein MQPDVSGELTRRVEALSLTDQQAAAALVGALLVVAVGFLAYRWLRRPAGERFAAVLAEHEEVAVLLHPNPDADAMAAALGVARIARHVDTDATLQFSGQIRRQENRAFRTVLDVEMESLDHVSQIDAEAVVLVDHNEPRGFTGADGVLPACVVDHHPGGGGGEEFTDVRTEYGATSSIVTEYLNELGATPVPPDRHDSEVEPPALPTLTATGLLYGILSDTNRLTRGVCPADFEAASYLHPGVDQDLLTRIADPEVSTETLEVKARAIAGRDVRGSFAVSDVGAVSNVDAIPQAADELVGLEGVTAVVVLGERDGTVHLSGRSRDDRVHMGRTLAAAVGDLANASAGGHARMGGGQIPPAVQADGTREVSAPRGDALLDRLFDAMSGDV, from the coding sequence ATGCAACCGGACGTGAGCGGGGAACTGACGAGGCGCGTCGAGGCGCTGTCGCTGACCGATCAGCAGGCGGCGGCCGCCCTCGTGGGGGCGCTCCTCGTCGTCGCGGTCGGGTTCCTCGCGTATCGCTGGCTGAGACGGCCGGCGGGCGAGCGGTTCGCCGCCGTGCTCGCCGAGCACGAGGAGGTCGCGGTCCTCCTCCACCCGAACCCGGACGCCGACGCGATGGCCGCGGCGCTCGGAGTGGCGCGGATCGCCCGCCACGTCGACACGGACGCCACCCTCCAGTTCTCGGGCCAGATCAGGAGACAGGAGAACCGCGCGTTCCGGACCGTCCTCGACGTGGAGATGGAGTCGCTCGACCACGTCTCCCAGATCGACGCCGAGGCGGTCGTCCTCGTCGACCACAACGAGCCGCGGGGGTTCACCGGGGCGGACGGCGTCCTCCCCGCATGCGTCGTCGACCACCACCCGGGCGGCGGCGGCGGCGAGGAGTTCACGGACGTCCGGACCGAGTACGGCGCCACCTCGAGCATCGTCACCGAGTACCTGAACGAACTCGGGGCGACCCCGGTCCCGCCGGACAGACACGACAGCGAGGTCGAGCCTCCGGCGCTCCCCACGCTCACCGCGACGGGACTGTTGTACGGCATCCTCTCTGACACGAACCGCCTGACCCGGGGAGTCTGTCCGGCCGACTTCGAGGCCGCGAGCTACCTCCACCCCGGCGTGGACCAGGACCTCCTCACGCGCATCGCGGATCCGGAGGTCAGCACCGAGACCCTCGAGGTGAAAGCCAGGGCCATCGCGGGACGCGACGTCCGGGGCTCGTTCGCCGTCAGCGACGTCGGCGCGGTCTCGAACGTGGACGCCATCCCGCAGGCGGCCGACGAACTCGTCGGCCTCGAGGGGGTGACTGCGGTCGTCGTCCTCGGCGAGCGCGACGGGACCGTACACCTGTCGGGACGCTCGCGCGACGACCGGGTCCACATGGGCCGGACGCTCGCGGCCGCGGTCGGCGACCTCGCGAACGCGAGCGCCGGGGGCCACGCCCGCATGGGTGGGGGACAGATCCCGCCGGCGGTCCAGGCCGACGGCACCCGCGAGGTGTCGGCGCCCCGCGGCGACGCGCTGCTCGATCGGCTGTTCGACGCGATGAGCGGCGACGTGTAG
- a CDS encoding SDR family oxidoreductase: MRVVVVGCGYVGLELGRHLTDAGHDVVGARRSDGGLERVRSAGLGAVRCDVTDPDTLRSLPDADAVVFVASSGGRGAEAARRVYVEGLANVLAEYGSRSATPDRLVYTSSTGVYGDHGGDWVTEDTPLEPTTEKTGVLVEAERVALERAVEYDVDGTVVRFGGLYGPDRYRLDRYVRGPVTAGYLNMIHRDDAAGAIARLLEGDSARGEVVLAVDDEPVDRWEFADWLADECGLSRPEKRTKAERIEEGELSAAAERRVRTSKRCDNARLREIGYEFAFPTYREGYRSAVETFHNGGV; the protein is encoded by the coding sequence ATGCGGGTCGTCGTCGTCGGCTGTGGCTACGTCGGACTCGAGCTGGGACGACACCTGACGGACGCCGGCCACGACGTCGTCGGCGCCCGTCGGTCGGATGGCGGCCTGGAACGGGTTCGTTCCGCCGGACTGGGAGCCGTTCGATGCGACGTGACCGACCCCGACACCCTCCGGTCGCTCCCGGACGCCGACGCCGTCGTCTTCGTCGCGAGCAGCGGCGGTCGAGGGGCGGAAGCCGCGAGGCGGGTGTACGTGGAGGGGCTGGCGAACGTGCTCGCGGAGTACGGGTCGCGATCGGCGACCCCCGACCGACTGGTCTACACCTCGAGCACCGGCGTGTACGGCGACCACGGCGGCGACTGGGTGACCGAGGACACCCCGCTGGAGCCGACGACCGAGAAGACCGGGGTCCTGGTGGAGGCGGAACGGGTCGCGCTGGAGCGTGCGGTCGAGTACGACGTCGACGGGACGGTCGTTCGCTTCGGGGGCCTGTACGGGCCGGACCGCTACCGCCTCGACCGCTACGTTAGGGGGCCGGTAACCGCCGGTTACCTCAACATGATCCACCGCGACGACGCGGCCGGTGCGATCGCACGTCTCCTGGAGGGGGATAGCGCTCGCGGCGAGGTCGTCCTCGCCGTCGACGACGAACCGGTGGACCGGTGGGAGTTCGCCGACTGGCTCGCCGACGAGTGCGGGCTCTCCCGACCGGAGAAGCGGACGAAAGCCGAGCGGATCGAGGAGGGGGAGCTCTCGGCGGCGGCCGAGCGTCGCGTCCGTACGAGCAAGCGCTGCGACAACGCACGACTACGTGAGATCGGATACGAGTTCGCGTTCCCTACCTATCGGGAGGGGTACCGGTCGGCGGTCGAGACGTTTCACAATGGTGGGGTGTGA
- a CDS encoding DUF5791 family protein — MLYDAHDDPEGATRGDLLAAYAEELAGVVAEFGVDGTVEATGLDRGTVEAIAAGEVADVRLADAATVLALVEDASPEDLAFEVRDHLMMEMVTAILDVDTIAANIEPDLTGQEVQQAIEGRTRLTLGELAAIQALVAERKG; from the coding sequence ATGCTCTACGACGCCCACGACGATCCGGAGGGGGCGACGCGGGGGGACCTCCTCGCGGCGTACGCCGAGGAGCTCGCCGGAGTCGTGGCCGAGTTCGGAGTCGACGGAACCGTCGAGGCGACCGGACTCGACCGCGGGACGGTGGAGGCGATCGCCGCGGGGGAGGTGGCGGACGTCCGACTCGCCGACGCGGCAACCGTGCTCGCGCTCGTCGAGGACGCCTCGCCGGAGGACCTGGCGTTCGAGGTCCGCGACCACCTGATGATGGAGATGGTGACCGCCATCCTCGACGTCGACACGATCGCGGCGAACATCGAACCCGACCTCACCGGACAGGAGGTACAGCAGGCGATCGAGGGCCGAACGAGGCTGACGCTGGGTGAACTGGCGGCGATCCAGGCGCTCGTCGCCGAGCGCAAGGGCTGA
- a CDS encoding DUF7286 family protein, with protein MTRESTDRARVPFALVGVVLLLGSVGYANTVALSASTGGTVAAESTLDRTEATARPAIRTATEEAARAAAAEPVTGPADTPAGDALNGSSPFRDALRLRIYGSVASALRTTEVDDGRTVGTAGLPAVNSTSELRDAIRRIDVRPAEDGTATTVTIRNVTIEARRDGRVVATARTDYVVTVAVPVLAMHERTLRYERRLNAGPLEGPGLGRQLTWRLTGVAEARGLAQYGGAPVRNVLTNRHVELSSNAAALREQRAVYGRADAEGRAGVVRATAEVGTTDLFGPAIRQGPAWTDTVLSASGDQSGAAGARSTPSPGSDGDLVVGVNRSADRAFAEFLAGDARRVADAAYRAEVTRTVRLAASDVGEAPEPEPPGRNWTLVADRRSNTVEVVDRTTRRRDDPREFLDATLTVRVRHAAVRTWLNGTRTRETRTTWTDVHEVRVRVSAEYRHPTHGPNRPVSPAFEPGGALGGSNLADVRDDALERLAGPERLRRVARDAPETGDDTETIVVSGDRPEELDDWVYADVAGLRERTRDVTVRVDRDAVAAGEANAPAALAAALRERRAALVDAPSRYDGASDRARVAARAAFLDGLIALLEDRAGTSDRRNDAFRDALEEAEVPLSERLDEVSEATAERVAPEPRPIGHGPAGPVVLTPDATPGYLTLTSVSPERTGASHRVGEVRPLAARNTNVFTVPSGDVADTVTDAVLPKRRTTSLRSAGLALRRANGTLGASGNRTLERRRDDLASEVRPSVRRVRTRADGTLDRRAGDRLSARDRSAALDAADREYPGLGERAVAMTNGSYADAVARETAERGSFSATERDRLAVRLRLSVTEEAGSERIAVPADVTNATVTTERRVGRELVHDAVESGTDRAAEEVRDRYAEGTFGPAVAGLPVAPAPGYWYATVNAWSVEVRGHYPEFAVEARTGSPDGAGTVVRYVRDGRPVRFDVDGDGAPERVGRNERVSFRTSTVVLVAVPAGKGGVGDVDGDADERSDGWPCPDASVPGCEREP; from the coding sequence GTGACCCGGGAGTCCACGGACCGCGCCCGCGTCCCGTTCGCGCTCGTGGGCGTCGTGCTGCTCCTCGGGAGCGTCGGCTACGCGAACACCGTGGCGCTCTCGGCGTCCACCGGAGGTACGGTCGCCGCGGAGTCGACCCTGGACCGGACGGAAGCGACGGCGCGTCCGGCTATCAGGACCGCGACGGAGGAGGCGGCACGGGCCGCGGCGGCAGAACCGGTCACGGGCCCGGCGGACACCCCGGCCGGTGACGCCCTGAACGGGAGTTCCCCGTTCAGGGACGCGCTCAGACTTCGAATCTACGGGTCGGTCGCGTCGGCGCTACGAACGACGGAGGTCGACGACGGGAGGACCGTCGGAACCGCCGGTCTCCCGGCCGTGAACTCGACTTCGGAGCTCCGCGATGCCATCCGTCGGATCGACGTCCGTCCCGCCGAGGACGGGACGGCCACGACGGTCACGATACGGAACGTGACGATCGAAGCCAGGCGGGACGGACGTGTCGTCGCCACCGCACGAACCGACTACGTCGTGACGGTGGCGGTGCCGGTGCTCGCGATGCACGAGCGGACGCTCCGGTACGAACGACGGCTCAACGCCGGTCCGCTCGAAGGGCCGGGACTGGGCCGGCAGCTCACCTGGCGGCTCACGGGCGTCGCGGAGGCGCGGGGGCTGGCCCAGTACGGCGGCGCTCCGGTTCGGAACGTCCTCACGAACCGGCACGTAGAACTGTCGAGCAACGCCGCGGCGCTGCGTGAGCAACGGGCGGTGTATGGCCGTGCCGACGCGGAAGGACGCGCCGGAGTCGTGCGCGCGACGGCCGAGGTGGGGACGACCGACCTGTTCGGGCCGGCGATACGACAAGGTCCGGCGTGGACCGACACCGTTCTGTCGGCGAGCGGGGACCAGTCCGGCGCGGCGGGAGCCCGGTCGACTCCTTCCCCGGGGAGCGACGGGGACCTCGTCGTCGGCGTGAACCGGAGCGCCGACAGGGCGTTCGCGGAGTTCCTCGCCGGCGACGCCCGTCGGGTCGCCGACGCGGCCTATCGGGCCGAGGTGACGCGTACGGTCCGGCTCGCGGCCTCGGACGTGGGCGAGGCCCCTGAGCCCGAGCCGCCGGGCCGGAACTGGACGCTCGTCGCCGACCGTCGATCGAACACCGTCGAGGTCGTCGACAGAACCACCCGCCGGAGGGACGACCCGCGCGAGTTCCTCGACGCGACGCTGACGGTGCGGGTGAGACACGCCGCCGTCCGAACCTGGCTGAACGGAACGAGGACGCGCGAGACCCGAACGACGTGGACGGACGTCCACGAGGTTCGGGTCAGGGTGTCGGCCGAGTACCGTCATCCGACACACGGGCCGAACCGCCCCGTCTCGCCGGCGTTCGAGCCCGGCGGTGCCCTCGGCGGGTCGAACCTCGCGGACGTTCGGGACGACGCGCTCGAACGCCTCGCGGGTCCCGAGCGACTGCGAAGGGTCGCCCGAGACGCGCCGGAAACGGGGGACGACACCGAGACCATCGTCGTCTCCGGGGACCGGCCGGAGGAACTCGACGACTGGGTGTACGCCGACGTCGCAGGCCTCCGGGAGCGAACGCGCGACGTGACCGTTCGCGTCGACCGCGACGCCGTCGCGGCCGGCGAGGCGAACGCACCGGCGGCACTGGCGGCGGCGCTGCGCGAACGACGCGCGGCACTCGTGGACGCCCCATCCCGGTACGACGGCGCGAGCGACCGCGCACGCGTCGCGGCGCGCGCGGCGTTCCTCGACGGACTCATCGCCCTCCTCGAGGACCGAGCCGGCACGTCGGATCGCCGGAACGACGCGTTCAGGGACGCGCTGGAGGAGGCGGAGGTACCGCTTTCGGAGCGCCTCGACGAGGTGAGCGAGGCGACGGCCGAGCGGGTTGCCCCCGAACCTCGCCCGATCGGTCACGGGCCCGCCGGGCCGGTCGTCCTGACGCCCGACGCCACCCCCGGCTATCTGACGCTCACGTCGGTGTCCCCGGAGCGAACGGGCGCGAGCCACCGGGTGGGGGAGGTCCGCCCGCTCGCCGCTCGAAACACGAACGTGTTCACCGTCCCGTCCGGCGACGTCGCCGACACGGTCACCGACGCGGTGCTCCCGAAGCGCCGAACGACGTCGCTCCGTTCGGCCGGCCTGGCACTTCGGCGCGCTAACGGGACGCTCGGGGCGAGCGGGAACCGGACGCTCGAACGACGGCGGGACGACCTCGCGTCCGAGGTACGGCCGTCCGTCCGGCGCGTCCGAACCCGCGCCGACGGAACGCTGGACCGACGCGCCGGCGATCGCCTCTCCGCTCGGGATCGCAGCGCGGCCCTCGACGCGGCGGACCGGGAGTACCCCGGTCTCGGCGAGCGAGCGGTCGCCATGACGAACGGGTCGTACGCGGACGCGGTCGCACGCGAGACGGCCGAACGTGGGTCGTTCTCGGCGACCGAACGGGACCGGCTCGCAGTTCGTCTGCGACTGTCGGTCACGGAGGAGGCGGGCAGCGAACGGATCGCCGTCCCGGCGGACGTGACGAACGCGACGGTCACGACCGAACGACGGGTGGGTCGCGAACTCGTCCACGACGCGGTCGAGTCGGGGACGGACCGTGCCGCCGAGGAGGTCCGCGACCGGTACGCGGAGGGGACGTTCGGCCCGGCAGTGGCCGGACTCCCGGTCGCTCCCGCGCCGGGCTACTGGTACGCCACCGTCAACGCGTGGTCGGTCGAGGTGCGTGGCCACTACCCGGAGTTCGCGGTGGAGGCACGAACCGGATCGCCGGACGGAGCCGGAACGGTCGTCCGGTACGTCAGGGATGGTCGCCCCGTTCGGTTCGACGTCGACGGGGACGGCGCCCCGGAACGCGTCGGTCGGAACGAACGCGTCTCGTTCCGTACGAGCACGGTCGTCCTCGTCGCCGTACCCGCAGGGAAAGGGGGCGTCGGCGACGTGGACGGTGACGCGGACGAGCGGTCGGACGGGTGGCCCTGTCCGGACGCCAGCGTTCCCGGCTGCGAACGGGAACCGTAA